The following proteins come from a genomic window of Oncorhynchus mykiss isolate Arlee chromosome 19, USDA_OmykA_1.1, whole genome shotgun sequence:
- the LOC110497570 gene encoding human immunodeficiency virus type I enhancer-binding protein 2 homolog: MESLEATVEVKCSKEGLKKTVTQTEWAAPEPTTAQTKMPPSADSEGEGWHQCPQPEEDQSRTTCGSTDKPDSGKLRQLGKSPRQLQDQACSHPHYNVLTSYPPLGRQAVPFAQQKTADRSVSALPLSHGNCEGPSPQRSAPSLPASLQHCSQSGIEELSKDVCSKLEQKQQQRPGKYVCDYCGRACAKPSVLKKHIRSHTGERPYPCVPCGFSFKTKSNLYKHRKSHAHSVKAGTVPISELGSYNANIEDRESLEGEGELYSDAEQSSDTDDDYSSFLDSVSVEEPDSTTAVKVLNLIAQKQGVTSTLSEERSARLPEINGAQAPAVSQVSRAIQSSAIKQRLALRLSEKRSSDTDTSLSLPSQGSKGSTDSGYFSRSESAEHQTGGPPNTNAKSYQEIMFGKCYKPNPKQAITVVTCTTDLISDRKSSERGVSRVFTQEKESMIESIRINTHSFTREEIKEAQLELSDSGQLVRSNSMPTSSAACLDMPQGLRGSHSFDERASPGGIRRLRRQAAFEHSAHDGHTELPDHYGNISDISNLGVEMEFATRKRRKENCIREEEDIASQYHTDYDHTEETRDCDSKQASQGALTTTPSVKVHAQSVNTQDRAHCDRLDMEMLEDTTEKRALGNVISVIQHTNSLSRSHSDESYNRQRREKPSSMEVVEQTETRDKRTEIIAHQLSDSRLLDQSYQMTPKLVRQSNIQVPEIRVTVEPDSPEKEKAAEVKQVKAKEPDRYVEEFQWPQRSETLSQFPPEKLPPKKKRLRLADLEHSSGESSFESACTSLSRSPSQDSNLSYCSSFSFDREERERELIPKPAPLAARQDEFGKALEFLAVPGSAHSLSVLNQRQQHEMRRSSSEQAPCNSQRRELPEVRSVSFDYGSLSPMAKVRHAELGASYSEPRRGNLVRQASLNVDPEFTHPVLPLNILPQYLSNALSLSTTSLLSQSLPMFAPQPPHSGLLVPVRVQAHVPSYGSITYTTVSQVVEDPYENSLTSHFAHLSTNLDALLGHPRGLLTNNPAQIQVLDLSPAKFKTGIPLTLTSRTISTTNCGSSGGSNKRMLSPASSLDLFTEVKQQKRVKEEKMYGEIVEELGAVELGNCNVTEESKYSLKTEFKSDTNQGASLSGLSSISSLSVSSSRHSQDDRASESFISPQQQGSECPDSPMDNSPTETRLHPPSLISLNDFKESGKDSKAQMEMMVQVVKGQGILISDGENTKLISQFPSLRTTTVVSWCYLNYTKPNSTHNTSPMSSMYTTWCVSSHNPNPPNLNTSATLALLRSKQKTNTWVYTMAAMYQPGTGKLVSSSLLWRQRLELLQSKPELKELDVISCGRKVKDASCRVKAAKEDWKDMEVSSKQTAAPTPTPTQIKIFEGGFKSNEDYVYVRGRGRGKYICEECGIRCKKPSMLKKHIRTHTDVRPYVCRVCNFAFKTKGNLTKHMKSKAHMKKCLELGVSVTVDDTETQESDDIQQDSKTGVLSSAKHQFSDADDSDGMDEEIDDIDEDDDDDYDGGSTPKIHSRSTSPQPCDIASPSVTATTITQVVSSALHGCTLSTFRSLPSCLTNSIVPPPCHPHTSISGKRTGPDRRTVLASSLDKEQSERERLVEEDCSLAMLSPDQGCLFTGLLSTGWESPLRERSPSQLRYPSPRRDLSPRGRFSPRWDTSQLRPSSPNLTPIQHLSPACMERPLSPGGVDLPGRREPSARGRQRVVLRAVSPRRGGSQHRGSGDKTKRQAKAELVDKGGSIEMDLDQRRSTLPKLPGPYISSCTHHNVLSHLPLHSQQQAQTLLPMVPIGGIQVLRTLPSCSSDRTHLSALSHQKTELHQDSNKEGSVCVAGFGAEDSVAQQQEKEWEKERPSPHQTPWDSEEEKDPVSVLTVRDPKQEEGLQTCTKAIASLRITSEEHL; this comes from the exons ATGGAGTCACTAGAAGCTACTGTGGAGGTGAAATGCTCTAAAGAGGGTCTGAAAAAGACAGTTACACAGACAGAGTGGGCAGCACCAGAGCCTACAACTGCCCAAACTAAAATGCCCCCTTCGGCTGATTCTGAGGGGGAGGGGTGGCACCAATGCCCACAACCTGAGGAGGACCAGAGTAGAACCACATGTGGTTCAACAGACAAGCCTGACTCAGGGAAACTAAGACAATTAGGGAAATCACCACGCCAATTACAGGATCAAGCCTGCAGTCATCCTCATTACAACGTATTAACATCATATCCACCACTGGGGAGACAGGCAGTTCCCTTTGCTCAACAGAAAACGGCAGATCGCTCGGTTTCTGCACTTCCGCTATCCCATGGCAACTGTGAAGGGCCCTCTCCTCAGAGGAGCGCCCCCAGTTTACCCGCGTCTCTTCAACACTGTTCCCAGTCAGGGATAGAGGAGCTATCCAAGGACGTGTGTAGTAAGCTGGAGCAGAAACAGCAGCAGAGGCCTGGGAAGTATGTTTGTGATTATTGTGGGAGGGCATGTGCCAAACCCAGCGTACTTAAAAAGCATATTCGCTCACATACTGGGGAGCGACCCTACCCCTGCGTTCCCTGCGGCTTCTCTTTCAAAACCAAGAGCAATTTATACAAACACAGAAAATCTCATGCTCACTCTGTAAAAGCTGGGACCGTGCCAATTTCAGAACTGGGTTCTTACAATGCCAACATAGAGGACCGGGAATCTttagaaggagaaggagagctaTACTCTGACGCTGAGCAGAGCTCTGACACGGATGATGACTATTCATCGTTCTTGGACTCTGTTTCAGTCGAGGAACCAGATAGCACCACTGCTGTGAAAGTACTGAATCTCATTGCCCAGAAACAGGGAGTTACATCAACATTATCTGAGGAGCGTTCAGCCAGGCTCCCAGAGATCAATGGTGCTCAAGCTCCAGCAGTTTCTCAGGTCAGTCGTGCAATTCAATCCAGCGCCATCAAGCAGAGGCTGGCACTCCGGCTCTCAGAGAAAAGGAGCAGTGACACTGAcacatctctctccctgcctAGCCAGGGAAGCAAAGGCAGCACAGACTCAGGCTACTTCTCACGCTCTGAGAGCGCAGAACACCAAACCGGTGGTCCTCCCAACACAAACGCCAAGTCCTATCAAGAGATTATGTTTGGGAAGTGTTACAAACCGAACCCGAAACAGGCCATAACTGTTGTGACTTGCACTACAGACTTAATAAGTGATCGTAAGTCTTCAGAGCGAGGTGTTTCCCGTGTATTCACACAAGAAAAGGAATCAATGATAGAATCGATCAGAATTAACACACATTCATTTACAAGGGAAGAAATTAAAGAGGCTCAACTAGAGCTCTCCGATTCTGGGCAGCTGGTGCGGAGCAACTCGATGCCCACGTCCTCAGCTGCGTGTCTGGACATGCCACAAGGCCTGCGAGGCAGCCACTCCTTTGATGAGAGGGCGTCCCCTGGAGGTATTAGGAGACTCAGGCGACAGGCTGCCTTTGAACACTCTGCACACGATGGACACACAGAACTTCCTGACCACTACGGAAACATCTCTGATATTTCCAACCTTGGAGTAGAGATGGAATTTGCGACGAGGAAACGACGGAAGGAAAACTGTatcagggaggaggaggatataGCAAGCCAGTATCACACAGACTACGACCACACTGAAGAGACGAGGGACTGTGATTCAAAGCAAGCCTCTCAAGGTGCTCTAACCACGACTCCTTCAGTGAAAGTACATGCCCAAAGCGTGAATACACAGGATAGAGCGCACTGTGATAGACTGGACATGGAAATGTTGGAAGACACCACAGAGAAGAGAGCTTTAGGTAATGTCATCTCTGTGATTCAACACACAAACTCCTTGAGCAGGTCGCACTCGGACGAGTCTTACAACCGCCAGAGACGAGAAAAGCCTTCCTCAATGGAAGTGGTGGAGCAAACCGAAACCCGAGATAAAAGGACTGAGATCATTGCACACCAATTGAGTGACAGTAGATTGTTAGATCAATCATATCAAATGACACCTAAGCTAGTCCGTCAGTCCAACATACAGGTCCCAGAGATCAGGGTGACTGTAGAACCTGACAGtccagagaaagagaaagcagcGGAGGTGAAACAGGTGAAGGCGAAGGAGCCCGATAGATATGTAGAGGAGTTCCAATGGCCTCAAAGAAGTGAAACCCTGTCTCAGTTCCCCCCAGaaaaactccctccaaagaaGAAGAGACTGCGCTTAGCTGACTTGGAGCACTCTTCTGGTGAGTCTAGCTTCGAGTCGGCCTGTACGAGCCTCTCCCGAAGCCCTAGTCAGGATAGCAACCTATCCTACTGCTCCAGCTTCTCGTTTGaccgagaagagagagagcgagagttaaTCCCCAAGCCAGCTCCCCTGGCAGCTAGACAGGATGAGTTTGGAAAAGCGTTGGAGTTCTTAGCTGTGCCAGGAAGCGCccactccctctctgtcctgaACCAGCGTCAACAACATGAAATGAGACGCTCCTCTTCAGAACAGGCACCATGCAACTCTCAGCGCAGAGAGCTCCCAGAGGTCCGAAGCGTATCATTTGACTACGGCAGTCTCTCTCCAATGGCCAAAGTTAGACATGCGGAACTCGGCGCCAGTTACTCAGAACCCAGACGGGGTAACTTGGTAAGACAGGCGTCCTTGAATGTTGACCCTGAATTTACACATCCAGTCCTTCCGCTAAATATTCTTCCTCAGTACCTCAGCAATGCCCTGTCGCTCTCAACCACTTCTCTGCTCTCGCAGTCTCTGCCAATGTTTGCCCCTCAGCCACCACACTCCGGTCTCTTAGTTCCTGTTAGAGTACAGGCTCACGTGCCATCTTACGGTAGCATTACATACACCACTGTGTCACAGGTTGTAGAGGATCCATACGAAAACTCTCTCACTTCTCACTTTGCACATTTATCCACAAATTTAGATGCGTTATTAGGACACCCCCGAGGACTGTTGACCAACAACCCAGCCCAGATTCAAGTTCTAGATCTGTCACCAGCTAAGTTTAAGACAGGCATCCCACTAACCCTGACCTCCAGGACTATCTCCACCACCAACTGTGGATCCAGTGGTGGATCCAACAAGCGCATGTTGTCTCCGGCCAGCAGCTTGGACCTGTTCACGGAGGTAAAACAGCAGAAACGTGTCAAAGAGGAGAAAATGTACGGTGAGATAGTGGAGGAGTTGGGTGCTGTGGAGTTAGGGAACTGTAATGTGACCGAAGAGAGCAAGTACAGTTTAAAGACTGAGTTTAAAAGTGACACCAACCAGGGAGCATCACTGTCAGGCCTTTCTTCTATATCCTCTTTGTCTGTGTCATCCTCACGTCATTCTCAAGACGACCGAGCAAGTGAAAGCTTCATCTCACCTCAGCAACAAGGGTCAGAATGTCCTGATTCCCCTATGGACAACTCCCCAACTGAAACACGCCTACATCCACCCTCTCTGATTTCCCTAAATGATTTCAAAGAGTCTGGCAAGGACAGCAAGGCACAGATGGAAATGATGGTGCAGGTAGTCAAAGGTCAGGGCATCCTCATCTCTGACGGTGAAAACACCAAACTGATATCTCAGTTTCCAAGTCTTCGCACAACGACAGTTGTGAGTTGGTGCTATCTGAACTACACCAAGCCAAACAGCACTCACAACACTTCTCCTATGTCCTCTATGTACACTACGTGGTGCGTCAGTTCCCATAACCCCAACCCTCCTAACCTCAACACCAGTGCAACCCTGGCTCTGCTCCGCTCCAAACAGAAGACCAACACATGGGTGTACACCATGGCTGCCATGTACCAACctgggactgggaaactggtctcCTCCTCACTCTTATGGAGGCAGAGGCTTGAGCTG CTACAGAGCAAACCGGAGCTCAAAGAGCTGGATGTGATCTCCTGTGGAAGGAAAGTGAAGGATGCCAGCTGCAGGGTAAAAGCAGCGAAGGAGGACTGGAAAGACATGGAGGTCTCCTCGAAACAAACAGCAGcgccaacaccaacaccaacccaGATCAAAATCTTTGAAGGAGG GTTCAAGTCCAATGAGGACTATGTGTACGTGAGGGGCCGAGGCCGAGGAAAGTATATCTGTGAGGAGTGTGGCATCCGCTGTAAGAAACCTAGCATGCTAAAGAAACACATACGCACCCACACTGACGTCAGACCCTACGTTTGCAGGGTCTGCAACTTCGCTTTCAAAACGAAAG GAAACCTGACCAAGCATATGAAGTCAAAGGCTCACATGAAGAAGTGTCTTGAGCTTggtgtgtcagtcacagtggatgATACAGAGACACAGGAATCTG ATGACATCCAGCAAGACTCGAAGACTGGGGTCTTGAGCTCAGCCAAACACCAGTTCTCAGACGCAGACGACTCCGATGGCATGGATGAAGAGATAGATGACATCGACGAAGATGACGATGATGATTACGACGGTGGCTCCACTCCAAAAATCCACTCCCGGAGCACCAGCCCTCAGCCCTGTGACATAGCCTCTCCGTCGGTCACAGCTACCACCATCACCCAGGTTGTGTCGTCGGCTCTCCATGGCTGTACCCTCAGTACCTTCCGTTCTCTCCCCAGCTGCCTCACCAACTCCATCGTGCCTCCACCGTGCCATCCCCACACCTCCATCTCAGGCAAGAGGACAGGGCCAGACCGGAGGACTGTCTTGGCCTCCAGCCTGGACAaggagcagagtgagagagagaggcttgtgGAGGAGGACTGTAGCCTGGCCATGCTGTCTCCTGACCAGGGTTGTCTGTTCACCGGTCTGCTGTCCACTGGCTGGGAGTCCCCTCTGAGGGAACGGTCCCCCTCCCAGCTCCGCTACCCATCACCCCGTAGAGACCTCTCCCCCCGGGGTCGCTTCTCACCTCGATGGGACACCTCCCAGCTGAGGCCCAGCTCCCCCAACCTCACCCCCATCCAGCACCTCTCCCCGGCCTGCATGGAGAGGCCCCTGTCCCCAGGCGGAGTGGACCTGCCTGGGAGGAGGGAGCCATCGGCCCGGGGCAGACAGAGGGTGGTGCTGAGGGCTGTGTCTCCACGTAGAGGGGGCTCGCAACACAGAGGGTCTGGCGATAAAACCAAGCGACAAGCCAAGGCTGAACTTGTCGACAAGGGAGGATCCATTGAAATGGATTTG GATCAGAGGAGAAGCACACTCCCCAAACTGCCTGGTCCCTACATCTCCAGTTGTACCCATCATAACGTCCTCAGCCACCTTCCCCTACACTCTCAGCAGCAGGCTCAAACTCTACTCCCCATGGTCCCTATCGGGGGGATCCAGGTACTGCGCACTTTGCCCTCCTGCAGCTCTGACCGGACCCATCTGTCAGCCCTGTCCCATCAAAAGACTGAGCTCCACCAGGACAGCAATAAGGAGGGATCTGTCTGTGTGGCGGGCTTCGGTGCAGAGGACTCAGTAGcccagcagcaggagaaggagtGGGAAAAGGAGAGGCCGTCCCCCCACCAGACACCCTGGGACTCTGAGGAGGAGAAAgatcctgtctctgtcctcacgGTCAGGGACCCTAAGCAGGAAGAGGGTCTTCAGACCTGCACCAAGGCCATCGCCTCCCTCAGGATCACTTCTGAGGAGCATCTATAG